The genomic interval atatgttttgtttaaagatttaatatttgttagaaactaattaaaattaatatataaaaaaattggacttattaaaaaaataaatgttgaaggcataaagttaaaataaaacaaataggTTTGGAatccaaaatttaattttaattaataactaaaaaggaaaagaaaaaaaatataaaaaggaaaCTAACCCTAAGTACTAGAGAtagcaaagaaaagaaaagaaaagagagtTTGAGGCgaagaaaagaagaacaaaaacaaaaaagaagaatgaaaaaaaagagATGGAAGAAACCAAGAAAGGTGAGAATCCAAGGCGGGTGGGGGAAGaagaaaagaaggaaaagaattgaaaaagagaaagaaaaaaaaacattacttTTTTCTATTTTGGTCCAACCTTATATGGTTAcctatttcttttttttgtttataaaaaaaaaatttgatctttaaatgtgtattcttaaatttattttctcatcCTTATTTTTTAGTGCTTAATAAAAGTTAACATTTGAAAACTATGtacattttataataaatgtgattataGGGTGATAATAATGAGCAAATAGATTTATTGtataagagaagaaaaaaaaaagacctcatttatttttttgagtaaATAGACAAATTCGTTATTGAAATTGAAAGCGTTGGTCAAGTTAGTCATTGAATTTTGCTAATTTGCAATTACATTGAAATTGTTAAGTATCAGTCAAAATaatcaatttgtaaattttattgttagacattatattttgaaacataGTCTCGCATCAATATTAGCTCCTATAGATAACTTTGTCTATGCTATTTAGCTCTTTCATGGACAAACTTACCAATAATTAGTTCTTATACAATTACAATTGTCGACAAATTTGTCTTTGAGATGACAAAATTTTATAGACAAATTAGTCAATGACATTAATGTGTAATCAACAtacataaatcatatatttaattaacatatCACATTACAATATGTAATGACTATTTTGACCGagactttataattttaaaaatgtatataccaattcaaaaaattcatagaCTAATTTCACTAAAGCTTAGATTCAAAGTACTAATTTACATAGTTACTCATTTTTTGACTTAATTACCAATATTTGGTTAGCAACAAAGCCTTTAACAATAAGTAACCCCATAAGTTTTCCCACGTGAATATTGCACGACTAGCTTTGAAAGTGTACAGCAAAAACAAAGAACAATTATTTTGCTTAAGTCTTGCAAAAGAAGTTATACCTCAACTCACCAAGCTAGGGAATGCAAAAATCCATCTCAAATACATGAACAAACCAAAGTACACAAAAAGGAATAGTCTCTTCACCAAGAAAACTATGCATgcttcaatatatatataatattaattacattcaaaccaaaaaattatcaaatatatataggATTTATATCCAAAATTTGTTCATACAAAACTTAGAgaagaaaacaataattaataaattatggcTATGAGGTCAAGAACACCTACATCTAGAACAAAACCTTCTATTGATCCTATCTATGAAACTTTCCAACCCAAGTCAGAATTGAAGGAAAATGAAGAAGCATACTTTCTTCATATTTACCTTCCTGGTGCGTATGTAttaatctttataaattttagttgaGTTCTTCTCTAATATTAAAAtgatccatttaaaaaaaaatatccttTGAATAAAGTAGtattaaatactattatttttattatatgagtatttttgttttgttggaaATAGATCCTTCGGTGTCGGAGAAGATCTCAAATTGTTTTTGCTGCATTccttttttcttatttatataaataaaatttacaattataaaaagataaagagaaaataaatttttttattctaaaaagtaatatgaaaaaaaaaatagtttagaaCTAATTCTCCCCTAATTATTTACACACcttttaaatcttaaattatGCTGGTAAATTTAtatggatttaatttatatagatcaattatgtaaatttttttaacacatgTAGATTTTGGTggagatatttaaaaaaaataaaaagtagtaTTGTGATGTAATTTGATTAGATACACGtataagaaaattttatatcttcgaagcataaaaaataaatatatattcatcaaaatATTGTCATGCATTAACAAATGAAATGAATTTGATTCAcacaattattaaatattgaataCGATTCTTTAATattacatttataaaattagaaatcttttttattcaataaaaacattaggaatatttgaaagttttttaatgattgaaatttgattaaaaaattcgTTTGAAATATGTGATTATATACATTCTTTTAATCAATACTATTTGTTTATCAACCACTTTTGAGATATTTGTCTATGAAGTGAAAAAACCTATAActatatattcaaaatatttagaaaaaagaataacaTGGAAAATGTTGTTCCCCTTACTTAGTACATTATGGATGTTGGCTGAGAGAACCtttaagattaattaattagttcaaagtttaactattttttgagttgttaatataaaatatgtccGATGCATACATATATTATGTATTATGCATATGTATATgtattatactattaaaatataCTATCCCTAAATCTTAGTTCATTTTGACAAATACCGATGTTGTTAGGTTGGACAAACCCGAGACCTCATAGTTATATGAGTTAATTATggtaaaatttatcatttatttcaaaataaaataaaaatactctaATTTTTGATGATATATGAAtcgttttaaaaattaattgaaattaccAAAAATACATTGTTCTCAGTGATTCCAGATTTGTAGTATGAAAATAAGATTTTGTGATCGAGATTTGtggataaaaaaatgaatttaagagaaGAAACTCTTTTATCACTCAACTCCTTAACTCATCCACTTCAACCACCAAACCAACCTTATATTATcagttaaaaaattgaaatgtttaCAAGTAGATAGAAAATTGCATGATTTGAAGGTTGTGACATATATTTAAAGGTGAAATTAATGAAAATTGATGGATGACATTATTCTCTTTTATGTTATGGAAGGTTTTATAAAGGAAAGGGTAAAGATCACTTATGTGGTATCTTCCCAAACACTAAAGATTGTAGGAGAACGACAATTACTTGGAACCAACAAATGGAGCCGATTCAACCAATCATATAATGTTCCTGAAAATTGTGAGGTGACTAAACTTCAAGGCAAGTTTGATAATGGAACTCTCATTGTTGCAATGCCAAAAAAAATTCCATCACCTAAATCACAAGTTGAAACTATCCAAGAACAAGGTGCAATAAGTCCTAGAATACCAAAGGGAACCACTCCTTCAAaatctacaacaacaacaactagAGTACAAGAAGAACCTATAATTAGAGACAAGAAAAGTCCATCACCAAGTTTTGTGAAAGGCTTAAATGATTTGAATAAGTTGAAGGAACAAAAAGGTACACCAAAAGATACTTTTCCAACTCCAAGTCCTAAGGGAAAAATGAGTGTTTTAGAAAAACCCTTTGTGGAGTACTCTAGACCTCAAAATAATATTGATGAGGAAAATAATATGCAAAAAGGAAAGGCTCAAAAGGGTCAAgaagaaattgaacaaaaatcaatatttaaaatggatcCTATAAAGAAAATAGATGATGAAAAGATTCAAGAGGAAATTAGGAAAAAAACTTTGttagaaaaagttaaaaaacaATTGTATGAAGATGTAAAGGAAAAtgtcacaaataaaaaatttgaggaagaagaaaagaaGATGCCTTGTGAGTCAAGCAAGGTTGATCAAAAATATGTTGATCACAATATGTTTTTAGaaggaaaagaaataaagaCAAGAAAAGAGTCAAAAAAGGGAGAAAAAGAATCTTTGGCTTCAAAAGCTATAGAGAAAGAAAAGGATACAACCATTGACAAAGCAAAGAGTCATAAGAAGGATCAAATGTATACAAAAGAGAAGGGAATCATCAAAGAAATGGCTACTTCAACTTCTCAAATTGTCAAAAGAATAGGAGAAGGAAAATTGAATGATCAAGAAAAGCCTTTAGTTGCAAATATTGGTGCTGCAATTTTAGTAATTGTAGCACTTGGAGCATATGCAACCTATAAGTTTACCTCTTCTAGCAAAAACTAATTCTACCCAAATCATCAAATCAACTCCTTTCTTGAAATGTAATTATCAAATCAtgcataatttaaattaagtaaatatttattttaatagttaaaaaatggTAAACGTACGTTCAATTGAAAGCAACAATTtgtaatttcttaaattttacgatgaaaaaaaataaaaatcgtgCATCGAGAGTGAATCAATTAGATAGAGTTTCAAACATATGCTAAGATATGCCTTAgtctattcattttatttatgttattaaattaaattagagttaaAAGATGTACACATTACTCTCTTATTAGTATTATGGTCTTACTAATTAGTTCTAAGAGTCTTGCAAAATGATTAGAATTCTCCCCTTCTCAAAATTGGAAAATATCATAGTCCAAATGTAATCATACTAACTTAAGTTATTTCCGCaaataagaataagaataaaaaacaagTTATATGATTTTGTGTTATTTATAAGTTAGGCTTAAACTGATGTTTGGTTGTTGTAagttaacatttagttcatattCAATTTTAGAGAAGTGTTGGTAACACATGTTATCTCTCCACCTAAACTCTTTACATGAACAAAGAATCTGTATAAATATCAATCATGCATTAATcaaataagtatatatatatatatatatatatatatatatattctcacattgataaaatacaaaattctaatagtttataaataatGATACTACAATCCGATTTTGTAAAGATGAATTAGACTCAATATAAAACATAAGATGATATTAAAGTTTACTTAATCATGTCACTACCATTTATAAACACGCACCAAACCCAAAagttaactataaaaaaattgctATATACCTACGGTCACTTATAGCTATTGTAGTTGATGTTGTAGGTATAAGTATCATTTACCTACAAATGTGTGAAAAAAACTGTAGCTAAAGGACCTAAAGAAAATATTCTCCCCAAGTCAAAATCtctttgtttttcatttttagctaaatgtttgatttgtttttcatttcttttcaaaCCCTAACATCATCAAAATCTTTTCTCCTTCTACCATTGGAAAGACGAGGCATATAGGTACTACTTATCACCATTGTATAGTAGAGTGAAGTTTGAATTGATGGTGAATTTGGAAAAATCATGGTCGCATTGTAATTCCATCGATTACACTATGCATTAAAAGTCACAACTCACAAGGCTTTGGATTCCTGAGTGTGTgaataaaatattcttaccaATATTCTTACTTAATCATCGATTAGAATTTAAGTGTCTATTATAGCTTAAAGCTGAATATTTGATTATGTTTAATACTTAAAAATTTCACATTAAAGAAACTCTCCcaaacttaatttattattgaaatttcATATTGAAAAGTCTATTCTTGCACTTTTATCTTCTCTTGTATAATAAGTTCACCATCAATTTTAAGAAACTTTCAAGAGTACTGGGATAATTTGTGGTAATGAACCTAGCAAAAATTATGACTCttagttaataatttatttttatgatttgtgcTTAAAATTCAAGAAATATATAGtccttttatattatttattttttgtctttttgtttatttaattttgaactaTTGAGTGcaaattgaatttttcttaAACTTCCattgaattgagtttgatttgaaaaatGATCGTAATGAACTAGTATTGAATTTCTAAccgaattaatttttataacttGAGTTGAATCAAATTTGACTTTAACTTCTCAAAATTCTAATCCTAATTA from Cicer arietinum cultivar CDC Frontier isolate Library 1 chromosome 5, Cicar.CDCFrontier_v2.0, whole genome shotgun sequence carries:
- the LOC101515117 gene encoding uncharacterized protein — translated: MAMRSRTPTSRTKPSIDPIYETFQPKSELKENEEAYFLHIYLPGFIKERVKITYVVSSQTLKIVGERQLLGTNKWSRFNQSYNVPENCEVTKLQGKFDNGTLIVAMPKKIPSPKSQVETIQEQGAISPRIPKGTTPSKSTTTTTRVQEEPIIRDKKSPSPSFVKGLNDLNKLKEQKGTPKDTFPTPSPKGKMSVLEKPFVEYSRPQNNIDEENNMQKGKAQKGQEEIEQKSIFKMDPIKKIDDEKIQEEIRKKTLLEKVKKQLYEDVKENVTNKKFEEEEKKMPCESSKVDQKYVDHNMFLEGKEIKTRKESKKGEKESLASKAIEKEKDTTIDKAKSHKKDQMYTKEKGIIKEMATSTSQIVKRIGEGKLNDQEKPLVANIGAAILVIVALGAYATYKFTSSSKN